Part of the Streptomyces sp. RFCAC02 genome is shown below.
CCGTGTCCGCGTCCACCCGCGCCCCGACCAGCGGCTGCACCCGCTTGCTGCGCAGCACCTCCTCCAGGACGGGTCGGTCCGTCGTCTGCAGGACGAGGCCGTGCGCCGGGTGCTTGACGAGGGTGAGCCGCCCGTACCTGGCCATCGTCTCGGCGATGTCGACGAGGAGCGCCTGCGGCACGGGATAGCGCGAATACGTGACGAGCGCGTCCACGACCTGCTCGGCGTCGTGCCCGGCGGCGCGGGCGTTCCACAGGCCGAGGGGCGTGAGGCGGTAGGTGTGGATGTGCTCGGGCGACCGCTCCAGCTCGGCGAACGGGGCGATGGCGCGCCGGCACTCCTCGGCACGCTCGTGGTCGACTTCAAGGAGCAGGGTTTTGTCGCTCTGGACGATGAGCGGCCCGGTCACACGCGTCTCCTTCGGAACTGGGGCACGGGGTCTGCGGCGGACAAGCCTCCAGTGTCGCACCCGCCGCCGGTCAGCGGAGCGCTTCCCAGATCGCCACCTGGACGGGGGAGGGGCCGCCCTCGCCGCCCTCGACGGACCACAGGGCGTTCTGCAGGACGCGGCCGAGGGTCCACGCACGGGCGCGGTCCCGGTCGGCGCCGAGGATCCCGGTCATCAGGTCGAAGCGGGGCCGGACGAGGGCCGGGTCGAAGCGGTTGTTCAGCGCGGGCAGCAGTTCGAAGCACGGGTCGCCGACCAGCGGTTTCGGGTCGATCGCGAGCCATGGTTCGCGGTCGGCGCCGGGCAGCGGGGCGAGGACGTTCTCGTAGTGCAGGTCCCAGTGCAGGAGCCGGTCGCCCGGCTCGTCCGCCACCTCGCGCACCGCGGCGGCGCAGTCCTCCAGCAGCCGGTGGTGCGCGGGGTCCGCGTGGCGCAGCGCGCCGGGCAGGCGGTCGAGCATGCCGTGGGTGATGTCCCGCAGGTGCCGCAGGCCGGGCGGCGGGTCGGCGCGGGTGAGGCGGGCCAGCAGCGTGGTGAGGAGCGTGACGGCCTCGCGCTCGTCGCCGACGCTGTCGAGGGAGCGGTGGGAGAGCCGTTCCAGCAGCATCGAGCCGGTCGCCGGATCGTGGGCGAGGAGCCGGACGGCACCGTCACCGCCCCAGGCCGTGAGGGCGGCCGGTTCGCCCTCGCTCTCCTCGTCCACGGGCTGGAGCTTGAGGACGGCGGGTGTGCCGTCCCGGGTGACGGCCGGCAGGACGAGGGCGACGGCCCCGTGCCGGGCGGGGCCTGCCGGGCGGAGCCCCCAGTGGTCGAGCATGCGCTCGGCGAGCGCGGGAAGCTCCGCGAC
Proteins encoded:
- a CDS encoding aminoglycoside phosphotransferase family protein, which produces MISVPAALADSHARYNGDAGRRWVAELPALAERMLDHWGLRPAGPARHGAVALVLPAVTRDGTPAVLKLQPVDEESEGEPAALTAWGGDGAVRLLAHDPATGSMLLERLSHRSLDSVGDEREAVTLLTTLLARLTRADPPPGLRHLRDITHGMLDRLPGALRHADPAHHRLLEDCAAAVREVADEPGDRLLHWDLHYENVLAPLPGADREPWLAIDPKPLVGDPCFELLPALNNRFDPALVRPRFDLMTGILGADRDRARAWTLGRVLQNALWSVEGGEGGPSPVQVAIWEALR